A region of bacterium DNA encodes the following proteins:
- a CDS encoding glycosyltransferase family 4 protein: MKPCVLHIGPIPPEAGGDAAGGIATHLWDLAGQFRDRGWRVSVFAGTDRSFHREGIEIIGLPRRGPLGKLKRSVRILAGRHRTTFAPLGWEARLRAAYLADILRGAVAAARPDLIHLHSLSNTAGLSLAALRLPVPVAATNYELWFPPGCSREPEVAARIAENTGGVIHISEYTRDRAIGLGVRCPEISRIIHIPVRKDRIPLLNRERMRGELGLEGKPAVFFYGTFQPVRKKGLDILIRAFVGNRTLRTGCRLVLRTGEDGAGYARERLRRSEIEVKIVEQVTREELAGYYTAADVFVMPSRSEGYGIAYVEALMAGTPSIGFHRTLGEIRKRMGTEVGALFDAENESAEDLGRKIESVLAASFDRQRLRETALMKLSWDNRFSDFENFYREVLDHGS; the protein is encoded by the coding sequence GTGAAACCCTGCGTTCTGCATATCGGCCCGATACCTCCGGAAGCGGGAGGCGACGCCGCCGGCGGAATCGCCACCCATCTCTGGGACCTGGCCGGTCAGTTCCGGGACCGGGGCTGGCGTGTGAGCGTATTCGCCGGGACCGACCGCTCCTTCCACCGGGAGGGGATAGAAATCATCGGACTCCCCCGGCGGGGGCCGTTGGGCAAACTGAAACGGTCGGTTCGGATTCTGGCGGGCCGCCACCGCACGACGTTCGCCCCCCTGGGATGGGAGGCAAGGCTCAGGGCAGCCTATCTGGCCGATATTCTGCGCGGGGCGGTCGCGGCCGCGCGGCCGGACCTTATTCATCTTCACTCCCTGAGCAACACGGCCGGATTGAGCCTGGCCGCTCTCCGTCTCCCCGTCCCGGTGGCGGCCACCAATTACGAACTCTGGTTCCCCCCCGGCTGCTCCCGCGAGCCGGAGGTCGCGGCCAGGATCGCCGAAAACACGGGCGGGGTGATTCATATTTCGGAATATACCCGGGATCGGGCCATAGGGTTGGGAGTGAGATGTCCGGAAATATCCAGGATCATCCACATACCGGTGCGGAAAGACCGTATCCCTCTTCTGAACCGGGAACGGATGCGCGGAGAATTAGGTTTGGAGGGCAAGCCCGCGGTGTTTTTCTACGGGACGTTCCAGCCCGTCCGGAAAAAGGGTTTGGATATACTCATCCGGGCGTTTGTCGGCAACCGGACCCTGCGAACGGGGTGCCGGCTGGTGTTGAGAACCGGGGAAGACGGCGCCGGGTATGCCCGGGAACGGCTCCGGCGCTCCGAGATCGAGGTGAAAATCGTGGAACAGGTCACCCGGGAAGAGTTGGCCGGGTACTATACGGCGGCCGATGTCTTCGTCATGCCCAGCAGGTCCGAGGGGTACGGAATCGCCTACGTGGAAGCCCTGATGGCGGGAACGCCCTCGATCGGATTCCATCGGACTCTCGGGGAAATCCGGAAGCGGATGGGTACGGAGGTGGGAGCGCTCTTCGATGCCGAAAACGAGAGCGCGGAAGACCTCGGCCGCAAGATTGAAAGCGTATTGGCGGCTTCCTTCGACCGGCAGCGGCTTCGGGAAACGGCCCTGATGAAACTGTCCTGGGACAACCGTTTCAGCGATTTCGAGAATTTTTATCGCGAGGTGCTCGACCATGGTTCATAA
- a CDS encoding class I SAM-dependent methyltransferase, which translates to MVHKLTPNRRQERPGFTAAEIDEFRKQSLLADAYQSPFPGIRLFHRRRTAAIIDLLAQALRPPGEGAEAEAVLEFGCGDGFLIETIARVFPGADIRAVDISLTALERARNRAPTARLVQSDAARTPFPDGSVPAALCSEVIEHVPDDTGLLREIFRVLRPGGDLVLTTPNLYTLRNILRQKIGREPKIEIPEHLREYGYRELSAKIRSAGFVVVRFRSVGFYIPKMHWIFKSKVLSGAVFLLARIFPRRGRDFMFLLRKPPGTGPTASEESRVRSGSDQDAD; encoded by the coding sequence ATGGTTCATAAGCTTACGCCGAACCGGCGTCAAGAACGGCCCGGCTTCACCGCCGCCGAAATCGACGAGTTCAGGAAACAATCTCTGCTGGCCGACGCCTACCAGAGTCCTTTTCCCGGCATCCGGCTTTTCCACCGCCGGCGTACCGCCGCCATCATCGACTTGCTGGCCCAGGCCCTACGTCCCCCCGGAGAAGGAGCGGAGGCCGAAGCCGTGCTGGAGTTCGGCTGCGGCGACGGTTTCCTGATCGAGACCATCGCCCGTGTTTTCCCCGGAGCCGACATCCGGGCGGTCGACATCAGCCTGACCGCGCTGGAGCGCGCCCGCAACCGGGCGCCGACGGCAAGGCTGGTCCAGTCGGACGCGGCCCGCACCCCTTTCCCCGACGGGTCGGTTCCCGCCGCCCTCTGTTCCGAAGTAATCGAGCATGTTCCCGACGACACCGGACTGCTGCGCGAAATTTTCCGGGTTCTCAGGCCCGGCGGCGACCTGGTCCTGACCACCCCCAACCTCTATACCCTGCGCAATATCCTGCGTCAAAAAATAGGTCGGGAACCGAAGATCGAAATCCCGGAACATCTCCGGGAGTATGGATATCGGGAGCTCTCGGCGAAAATACGCTCGGCGGGCTTCGTCGTCGTCCGTTTTCGCTCCGTGGGGTTTTATATCCCCAAAATGCATTGGATATTTAAAAGCAAGGTTCTTTCCGGGGCGGTCTTCCTCCTGGCCCGGATTTTCCCGCGCCGGGGACGCGATTTCATGTTCCTGCTCCGCAAACCGCCGGGGACCGGGCCGACCGCCTCGGAGGAATCGAGGGTACGCAGTGGATCCGATCAAGACGCTGACTAA
- a CDS encoding flippase, which produces MDPIKTLTKGFNRARTRGAGHLLASMGFSQGVLLLLGIFLARILGPGDFGHIRVIGAVLKLAAIPAALGLPAAVSKYAAEAGGGARGREIFSQGASFSLLVSFAVAAGLVAVLSAFDPLGDDVARRYLLVLVWTVPPAVFTAGAAAFLQGMKQIRLMAGCQALLAGGRVLLVGALTLGFLLPGYAAGLGAAEWAGAVFMLVLTRPSIRFRWDRALLARMVRLGAFASLGLSFATLTLTMDTLCLSAILGDPVLVGRYGAASTVALGLMLVPEGISQTFFPYLSEACRNRRLLRTYFSHLSELVGLAMLAVCGGVFLFAGPLIGLIFGPEYGQSAAVLRALLPGIFFYALQKISGTVLFARGRTDLNCYVTLAGGIVNVLMNIAFIKRFGLIGAAYATSLTFALRAAVSFLLFFRELRDTGAEGPRP; this is translated from the coding sequence GTGGATCCGATCAAGACGCTGACTAAGGGCTTCAACCGGGCCCGGACCCGGGGCGCGGGGCACCTCCTGGCGTCGATGGGGTTTTCCCAGGGCGTCCTTCTTCTACTCGGCATCTTCCTGGCCCGGATTCTGGGACCGGGGGATTTCGGCCATATCAGGGTCATCGGAGCCGTGCTCAAGCTGGCGGCCATACCGGCGGCCCTGGGCCTGCCCGCCGCCGTTTCCAAGTACGCGGCCGAGGCCGGCGGCGGCGCCCGAGGGCGGGAGATTTTTTCTCAAGGCGCTTCTTTTTCCCTCCTCGTTTCGTTCGCGGTGGCGGCCGGGTTGGTCGCCGTTCTGAGCGCTTTCGACCCCTTGGGCGACGATGTCGCCCGCCGCTACCTTCTCGTCCTGGTCTGGACCGTGCCGCCCGCCGTCTTCACCGCCGGGGCGGCGGCCTTCCTCCAGGGGATGAAACAGATCAGGCTCATGGCCGGGTGCCAGGCTCTCCTGGCGGGGGGGCGGGTGCTCCTGGTCGGCGCGCTCACCCTCGGCTTCCTCCTTCCCGGCTACGCCGCCGGGCTGGGGGCGGCGGAGTGGGCCGGAGCGGTGTTCATGCTCGTGCTGACCCGCCCCTCGATCCGTTTCCGTTGGGATCGGGCCCTCCTTGCCAGGATGGTCCGGCTGGGCGCCTTCGCTTCCCTCGGCCTCAGTTTCGCGACCCTGACCCTGACCATGGATACCCTGTGCCTGAGCGCCATCCTGGGCGATCCGGTTCTGGTCGGCCGTTACGGAGCCGCCAGCACCGTGGCGCTGGGGCTCATGCTCGTCCCCGAAGGGATTTCTCAGACCTTCTTCCCCTACCTCTCGGAGGCCTGCCGGAACCGGCGGCTGCTGAGGACTTATTTCTCCCATCTCTCCGAACTGGTCGGACTGGCCATGCTCGCGGTCTGCGGGGGAGTCTTCCTCTTCGCCGGGCCGTTGATCGGACTCATATTCGGTCCGGAGTACGGGCAATCCGCCGCGGTGCTTCGAGCCCTGCTGCCGGGAATTTTCTTCTATGCGCTCCAGAAGATATCCGGAACCGTTCTTTTCGCCCGGGGGAGGACCGATCTCAACTGCTACGTGACCCTGGCCGGGGGTATAGTAAACGTGCTTATGAACATCGCATTCATCAAACGGTTCGGCCTGATCGGAGCGGCGTACGCCACTTCGCTGACGTTCGCCCTGCGGGCGGCGGTCAGTTTCCTCCTTTTTTTCCGGGAACTGCGGGACACCGGAGCCGAGGGGCCCCGGCCATGA
- a CDS encoding class I SAM-dependent methyltransferase, whose protein sequence is MKNAAPAESRHDWDIWWREAPEPDIDHLTLRVFAEMNAAVSFRGRSVLELGCGTGRLSYLALRNGAERAVLMDSSPRAVAIAESLFRGVSNVEIRRADFTTLRPEKRFDIVFSSGVVEHFPDGEIEAIVDLHGRWSRGSVVIVVPAGPHYNNVRMKRAAARRRFGWQRPLTRARMKKLFAGAGIAVSVNRRFYTFYAVPRLHRCRLLDRWAKPIEGLAGGLLVTAGTAQPDRTS, encoded by the coding sequence ATGAAGAACGCTGCTCCCGCCGAGAGCCGGCACGACTGGGATATCTGGTGGAGGGAAGCCCCGGAGCCGGATATCGACCACCTCACGCTTCGCGTCTTCGCGGAGATGAACGCCGCCGTTTCCTTCCGGGGGCGGTCGGTCCTGGAGCTGGGGTGCGGTACCGGCAGGCTAAGCTACCTGGCCCTTCGGAACGGCGCCGAGCGCGCCGTTCTCATGGATTCGTCCCCCCGCGCCGTAGCCATCGCCGAATCCCTCTTCCGGGGAGTCTCCAACGTCGAGATCCGCCGGGCCGACTTCACGACCCTGCGGCCGGAAAAACGTTTCGACATCGTTTTTTCTTCCGGGGTGGTGGAGCATTTCCCCGACGGGGAAATCGAGGCGATCGTGGATCTCCACGGGCGCTGGTCCAGAGGGTCCGTGGTCATCGTCGTTCCCGCCGGGCCTCACTACAACAACGTTAGGATGAAACGGGCCGCCGCCCGGCGGCGTTTCGGCTGGCAGAGGCCCCTGACCCGGGCCCGGATGAAAAAACTCTTCGCCGGGGCCGGAATCGCCGTGAGCGTCAACCGCCGGTTTTATACGTTTTACGCCGTTCCCCGCCTGCACCGCTGCCGGCTCCTCGACCGCTGGGCGAAGCCGATCGAGGGCCTGGCCGGAGGGCTGCTCGTGACCGCGGGAACGGCGCAACCGGACCGAACCTCGTGA
- a CDS encoding alginate lyase family protein, with protein sequence MKPRATNSSDPLHPEAGGCFFIRPGDRRAAVEAVLRDFPEAFPNAVADADDICGHVFDLLGSGKTGLGPDIDWHRDFKSGERWNPLLPYGRGEPYLRLHDRSDVKVPWDLSSFLHLPTLGKAFWYTGRPAYAREFEEEVSDWIDRNPRPLGINWACTMKTAHRALNWVWGYHFFREAPEIEAAFWRRFLASLEEHGRHIEKNLEDERPANNHYLLGLATLFYLGSAFPGMNRARRWRRVSLKLLLREIMIQVSPDGADYEGSIYYHRFATEIFLSVLALDRRGDRSFRGQALGRLEKMLEFILAYTGPDGNAPRIGDQDDGRVQITGRYSSWSRFDHRDLLALGAALFDREDFAGAAGDRHEDSLWLLGEEALRPMKRAGETVPAPRSRAFPGSGYYIMRDRGLYLIVDALASAPGAPTAHRHNSRLSFELTADGASFLIDPGTYLYTADPELRNSFRGTAAHNTVVVDGREQGVLDGNNLFSLPPGGKVRVISWSSEDSFDRLDAEYVYSRLPGGHRRLAHRRQFFFSKTDRFWVVRDTLRARGRHGFSSFFHFAPGVGVRLEGETVIAERDGSSLLIQGVGGDGATRTEVVEGWVSDRYGHREKAPVAVRRGTFRNRASFGTILIPRTAGSGDARTAERTEAARARLESL encoded by the coding sequence GTGAAGCCGCGCGCGACGAACTCCTCCGACCCCCTCCATCCCGAGGCCGGGGGCTGTTTTTTCATCCGCCCCGGTGACCGGCGCGCCGCCGTCGAAGCGGTACTCCGGGACTTCCCCGAGGCTTTTCCGAACGCGGTGGCCGACGCCGACGATATCTGCGGCCACGTCTTCGACCTCCTGGGTTCGGGAAAGACCGGGCTGGGACCGGACATAGACTGGCACCGGGATTTCAAAAGCGGAGAGCGGTGGAATCCCCTCCTCCCTTACGGCCGGGGAGAGCCTTATCTCCGACTTCACGACCGGTCCGACGTAAAGGTCCCCTGGGATCTGAGCAGTTTTCTCCACCTTCCCACCCTCGGAAAAGCGTTCTGGTATACCGGGCGCCCCGCCTATGCCCGCGAATTCGAAGAAGAGGTGTCCGACTGGATCGACCGCAATCCCCGGCCCCTGGGCATCAACTGGGCCTGTACCATGAAGACGGCCCACCGCGCCCTGAACTGGGTATGGGGGTATCACTTCTTCCGCGAAGCTCCCGAAATCGAAGCCGCCTTCTGGCGCCGTTTTCTCGCATCCCTGGAAGAGCACGGCCGGCACATAGAAAAAAACCTCGAGGACGAACGTCCCGCCAACAACCACTACCTTCTGGGGCTGGCGACCCTGTTTTACCTGGGCTCGGCCTTTCCCGGGATGAACCGCGCGCGCCGGTGGCGCCGGGTCTCCCTGAAGCTTCTTCTCCGGGAAATTATGATCCAGGTTTCCCCGGACGGGGCCGATTATGAGGGTTCCATTTACTATCATCGTTTCGCCACCGAGATCTTTCTTTCCGTTCTGGCTTTGGACCGCAGGGGAGACCGCAGCTTCCGCGGCCAGGCGCTCGGCCGGTTGGAGAAGATGCTGGAGTTCATCCTCGCTTACACCGGTCCCGACGGGAACGCCCCCCGGATCGGCGATCAGGACGACGGCAGGGTGCAGATCACCGGCCGCTACTCCTCCTGGAGCCGGTTCGACCACCGGGACCTGCTCGCTCTGGGGGCGGCGCTTTTCGATCGGGAGGACTTCGCCGGCGCTGCCGGCGACAGGCATGAGGATTCCCTCTGGCTGCTGGGTGAAGAAGCTCTTCGGCCGATGAAGCGCGCCGGGGAAACGGTCCCGGCTCCGCGCAGCCGGGCTTTTCCCGGCAGCGGTTACTATATCATGCGCGACCGCGGACTCTACCTTATCGTCGACGCCCTGGCCTCGGCCCCGGGAGCCCCCACCGCCCACCGGCACAACAGCCGGCTCAGTTTCGAATTGACGGCGGACGGGGCTTCCTTCCTCATCGACCCCGGGACCTATCTCTATACCGCCGACCCCGAACTCCGAAACTCGTTCCGCGGCACCGCCGCCCACAACACCGTGGTCGTCGACGGCCGGGAACAGGGTGTTCTCGACGGCAACAATCTCTTTTCGCTTCCCCCGGGAGGCAAGGTCAGGGTTATTTCCTGGTCGTCGGAAGACTCCTTCGATCGACTTGACGCCGAATACGTCTATTCCCGGCTCCCGGGCGGCCACAGGCGCCTCGCCCACCGCCGGCAGTTCTTCTTTTCCAAAACCGATCGGTTCTGGGTCGTCCGCGACACTCTCCGGGCCCGGGGACGGCACGGGTTCTCCAGCTTCTTCCACTTCGCCCCCGGCGTGGGCGTCCGCCTCGAAGGAGAAACCGTAATCGCCGAGCGCGATGGTTCGTCGCTTCTCATCCAAGGGGTCGGGGGCGACGGAGCCACCCGAACGGAAGTCGTCGAAGGCTGGGTGTCGGATCGGTACGGCCACCGGGAAAAAGCGCCGGTGGCGGTCCGGCGGGGCACGTTCCGGAACCGGGCCAGCTTCGGGACGATCCTCATCCCCCGAACCGCGGGATCCGGAGACGCCCGCACGGCGGAACGGACCGAGGCGGCGCGGGCCCGGTTGGAGAGCTTATGA
- a CDS encoding O-antigen ligase family protein, translating to MRTPEERATEALTVFLPAAVLCGALIWLIASGTKIPLFFSLVAIALAGGYFWINFEKTYIPFTLVIVLPLAVFVTSIPNLKACELVVPGLVLLLGAHTLVSQVKGPGFKILPVSVILFFVLGAVSFLRNPSLPTQVFARSVDMGNFRNYWNFFMGLATYLLAFHLFRKDRERKLMVTVRCLTGIYVGGLLLHLAMTYLGVVAPAGFFLVDWGPAPESGSTGTVFRGWTFGWYGLHLFLILIAFPGFPRNRFLKSFFFLLAGACIILSGARATLLAAAFCAIFAGVLRKKFLALILPLTAVTVILVISYAFPRVISSLPAATQRIFTIFPSSDVYGHREAVVSARTRLYWWNEAFDIISRHPFAGIGFERVGRKSLYLAYSEYAVEIGGSHSAYIATGVMLGIPGTVLLLWIFALHLQRGVRLFRGTDSAQERNANLWLTVVLVSFNVIFLFAGSPQHLFRYFLYAGMINLNWYAATREPVGEPFPEKNSR from the coding sequence ATGAGAACTCCCGAAGAACGCGCGACGGAAGCGTTGACGGTTTTCCTGCCGGCCGCGGTGCTCTGCGGGGCGCTCATCTGGCTCATCGCCTCGGGGACGAAGATCCCCCTCTTCTTTTCCCTGGTGGCGATCGCGCTCGCCGGTGGATATTTCTGGATCAACTTCGAAAAAACCTACATCCCCTTCACTCTGGTCATCGTTCTCCCCCTGGCCGTATTCGTCACCTCCATTCCCAACCTCAAGGCTTGCGAGTTGGTGGTTCCCGGCCTCGTGCTCCTCCTCGGCGCCCACACCCTCGTCTCCCAGGTAAAAGGCCCCGGCTTCAAAATCCTGCCCGTTTCCGTGATCCTCTTTTTCGTTCTGGGCGCCGTTTCCTTCCTCCGCAACCCCAGCCTCCCCACCCAGGTTTTCGCCCGCTCCGTCGACATGGGCAATTTCCGCAACTATTGGAACTTTTTCATGGGGCTGGCCACCTACCTTCTGGCTTTCCATCTCTTCCGCAAAGACCGCGAACGCAAGCTGATGGTGACGGTGCGATGCCTGACCGGAATATACGTGGGCGGGTTGCTCCTGCACCTGGCCATGACCTACCTCGGGGTAGTCGCGCCGGCCGGGTTCTTCCTGGTGGATTGGGGCCCCGCTCCCGAGAGCGGCTCGACCGGAACTGTTTTCCGGGGCTGGACCTTCGGCTGGTACGGCCTTCACCTTTTCCTGATTCTCATCGCTTTCCCGGGGTTCCCGAGAAACCGGTTCCTGAAGTCGTTTTTTTTCCTGCTCGCCGGGGCCTGCATCATCCTCTCCGGGGCTCGAGCCACGCTGCTGGCCGCGGCCTTCTGCGCGATATTCGCGGGGGTGCTCCGTAAAAAATTCCTGGCCCTGATCCTTCCCCTGACCGCCGTGACGGTCATACTCGTGATCTCTTATGCGTTCCCGCGGGTCATCTCCTCCCTTCCCGCCGCCACCCAAAGAATATTCACCATATTCCCTTCGTCGGACGTGTACGGCCACCGGGAAGCGGTGGTCAGCGCCCGCACCCGGCTCTATTGGTGGAACGAAGCCTTCGATATTATTTCCCGGCACCCCTTCGCCGGGATCGGCTTCGAGCGGGTGGGCCGGAAATCGCTCTATCTCGCTTACTCCGAATACGCGGTCGAAATCGGGGGCTCCCACAGCGCGTATATCGCCACCGGGGTGATGCTGGGAATCCCGGGAACGGTTCTCCTGCTCTGGATATTCGCCCTTCACCTCCAGCGAGGGGTCCGGCTTTTCCGGGGCACCGACTCGGCCCAAGAACGAAATGCCAACCTCTGGCTGACCGTCGTTCTCGTGAGCTTCAACGTCATTTTTCTCTTCGCGGGGTCGCCTCAACACCTCTTCCGCTATTTCCTCTATGCCGGCATGATCAACCTCAACTGGTACGCCGCCACCCGTGAACCCGTCGGCGAGCCTTTCCCGGAAAAGAACAGCCGGTGA
- a CDS encoding glycosyltransferase family 4 protein produces MKILHFSLGCWPETLGTSRRLSQLLRGDGNTHYFVTPGAGGDGTGEDWRRHDNFLVKSVAGVRVPELPVVSRHVRASLNGRAMARAFPPTVPDLVHAHTPLECALAGRRSARLLGVPLLYEIHTPYADEVGQRRRPGIPAGWYLPAKRLARAREADVARSADTVVVQTGILGRRIAELFRLDEARVAVVPNGIDGRLFDPEPWTGRRNEIRRERGWTGKRIVLYSGYLDWINGVDFLLEAGNTLSAATRRNARIVLAGDGPLAEAAQRRAATDPGLYEYLGRVEAPSMPELYAGADIFVIPRPDTPAGRNLIPIKLLEAMAMEKAVLASDLDAIREALGEDGCGLRFRPGDREDFRQRLESLVERFDDMGDLGKNARGRALTAYGWERSRKLLADIYRNLGRTDSSTDRTEPS; encoded by the coding sequence GTGAAAATCCTTCATTTTTCCCTGGGATGCTGGCCGGAAACTCTCGGAACCAGCCGCCGTCTCTCTCAACTGCTGCGCGGAGACGGGAACACCCATTATTTCGTAACCCCGGGGGCGGGCGGGGACGGAACCGGGGAAGACTGGAGACGCCACGATAATTTCCTGGTGAAAAGCGTGGCCGGAGTTCGGGTACCGGAACTACCGGTCGTCTCCCGCCATGTCAGGGCCTCTCTCAACGGCCGGGCGATGGCCCGCGCCTTCCCCCCGACCGTCCCCGATCTGGTGCACGCCCATACGCCTCTGGAATGCGCCCTGGCCGGACGGCGGTCGGCGCGCCTCCTCGGGGTCCCGCTCCTCTACGAGATTCATACTCCCTATGCCGACGAGGTCGGCCAGCGCCGTCGGCCCGGTATCCCGGCCGGGTGGTATCTCCCGGCCAAACGCCTGGCCCGGGCTCGGGAAGCGGACGTCGCCCGGAGCGCGGACACAGTCGTGGTTCAGACGGGCATCCTCGGACGCCGGATCGCCGAACTGTTCCGCCTGGACGAAGCCCGCGTGGCCGTTGTCCCCAATGGAATCGACGGGCGCCTGTTCGACCCCGAACCGTGGACGGGGCGACGGAACGAAATCCGCCGGGAACGGGGCTGGACGGGAAAACGGATCGTTCTTTACAGCGGTTACCTTGATTGGATCAACGGCGTCGATTTCCTGCTGGAGGCCGGGAATACCCTGAGCGCGGCTACCCGAAGAAACGCCAGAATCGTTCTGGCGGGCGATGGACCGTTGGCGGAGGCGGCGCAGCGACGGGCCGCAACCGACCCCGGTCTCTACGAGTATCTGGGGCGGGTCGAGGCCCCGTCCATGCCCGAACTTTACGCGGGCGCCGACATTTTCGTCATCCCCCGCCCCGATACCCCGGCCGGGAGAAACCTGATCCCGATCAAACTTCTGGAGGCGATGGCCATGGAGAAAGCGGTGCTGGCCAGCGACCTGGATGCGATCAGGGAAGCTCTCGGGGAGGATGGATGCGGCCTTCGCTTCCGCCCGGGCGACCGGGAAGACTTCCGACAACGGCTGGAATCGTTGGTCGAACGGTTCGATGACATGGGCGATCTGGGGAAAAACGCCCGCGGCCGGGCCCTGACCGCGTATGGTTGGGAGCGTTCCCGAAAACTGCTGGCGGACATCTACCGGAACCTCGGAAGAACGGATTCCTCCACGGACAGGACGGAACCGTCATGA
- a CDS encoding glycosyltransferase, translated as MSVERRERIPWEPGLVSAVIPCYNAARFLPRAIESVLTQTYRPVEVLLIDDGSTDGTAACADAYQETVRYYRQENRGAAAARNLGISLARGEFIAFLDADDVWYPSKIEAQLRRFREDPRLGMVYSGCHSIDENGTVTGYYLKRRLFRKRDLAENVFIKDFIPNSTIVVRADCLKQVGVIDESIELCEDEDLKIRLADAVRVEGVRRPLAGWRQHSGNKSLLIDKLKETFDHDTSILIRKLPRLARFRREREAILYENCGLLQLRERKTRAARNEFRRAVALNPRRWRCWGFWLLSFPGPGTVNSIIRMKKRLETGWSRVRPGGGETGERK; from the coding sequence ATGAGCGTCGAACGCCGGGAGCGGATACCGTGGGAGCCGGGACTGGTCAGCGCCGTCATCCCCTGCTACAACGCCGCCCGGTTCCTGCCCCGGGCGATCGAGAGCGTCCTGACCCAAACCTACCGGCCGGTCGAGGTGCTTCTCATCGACGACGGTTCGACCGACGGAACGGCCGCCTGCGCCGACGCCTACCAGGAGACGGTACGATACTACCGCCAGGAAAACCGGGGCGCGGCCGCGGCGAGGAACCTGGGGATCTCCCTGGCCCGGGGGGAGTTCATCGCTTTTCTCGACGCCGACGATGTCTGGTACCCTTCCAAAATCGAAGCGCAGCTGCGGCGGTTTCGGGAAGATCCCCGTCTGGGCATGGTTTATTCGGGCTGTCACAGCATCGACGAGAACGGGACCGTAACCGGCTATTATCTGAAGCGGAGGCTGTTCCGGAAAAGGGACCTGGCCGAGAACGTCTTCATCAAGGATTTCATCCCCAACTCGACCATCGTGGTTCGGGCCGACTGCCTCAAGCAGGTGGGGGTCATCGACGAGAGTATCGAGCTGTGCGAAGACGAAGACCTGAAGATCCGCCTGGCGGATGCGGTCCGGGTCGAAGGCGTCCGACGCCCGCTGGCCGGTTGGAGGCAGCATTCGGGCAACAAATCCCTCCTCATCGACAAACTGAAGGAAACCTTCGACCACGACACATCCATCCTCATCCGCAAGCTTCCCCGCCTGGCCCGGTTCCGCCGGGAACGCGAAGCGATCCTGTACGAAAACTGCGGCCTGCTCCAGCTCCGTGAACGAAAAACCCGAGCGGCGCGAAACGAGTTTCGAAGGGCGGTCGCCCTCAACCCCCGGCGCTGGCGGTGCTGGGGCTTCTGGCTGCTCTCTTTCCCCGGCCCGGGAACGGTGAATTCGATCATCCGGATGAAGAAACGCCTGGAGACGGGATGGAGCCGGGTCCGCCCCGGCGGCGGCGAAACCGGAGAAAGGAAATGA